From one Phycodurus eques isolate BA_2022a chromosome 19, UOR_Pequ_1.1, whole genome shotgun sequence genomic stretch:
- the plbd1b gene encoding LOW QUALITY PROTEIN: phospholipase B-like 1 (The sequence of the model RefSeq protein was modified relative to this genomic sequence to represent the inferred CDS: deleted 1 base in 1 codon) produces MEQRAIELCILLNALAASVHTWHLREATVYWDAAQNRVILKEGVKETKGGAYGYFNDTLHLTGWGILEICAGYGGVQQEDETTFFLTGYLEGYLTAGQIFNHYYNMYPQLIKDEKVLDPLKRFLSKQDQWAREQVMLRKNSDSLWKHLGLILAQLDGLIAGAGQWAKGKHIDPLSTFAVHFLNGVGDLLDLVPALTPRPNSTGPAAFKIPGMGHCTALIKVTSGFENLLLGHSSWYNYGATMRIYKHWDLRVSHAATGTMSFSSYPGFLTSLDDFYLLGSGLLMTQTSISVFNASLFSQLSPYSLLAWQRVRLANSLAHSGEEWARIFSKYNSGTYNNQYMVVDLGKFSPGHSIRTGALTVVEQIPGKVIHTDQTQALRGGYWPSYNIPFHVDIYNLSGYDVMWRRYGEDFSYDLCPRAKILRRDQAKVSDLRSLKHIMRYSNYKRDPYAKGHPCKTICCRNDLRPRRPRPDGCYDTKVTDYQMALQLVAEAINGPTTQGGLRPFSWNSFNLTTHEGLPHMYNFSFVTMKHALQRP; encoded by the exons ATGGAGCAGCGGGCCATCGAACTGTGCATCCTGTTGAACGCTTTGGCTGCATCAGTGCACACTTGGC ACCTCCGTGAGGCCACCGTGTACTGGGATGCTGCCCAGAATAGGGTTATCCTGAAGGAGGGGGTGAAGGAGACCAAGGGCGGTGCTTATGGTTACTTCAATGATACCCTGCACCTCACTGGATGGGGCATCTTGGAGATCTGCGCCGGTTATGGAGGGGTCCAACAAGAAGATGAGACTACATTCTTTCTGACTGGTTACCTGGAAGGCTACCTCACTGCTGG ACAGATATTTAATCATTACTACAACATGTACCCCCAGCTAATAAAGGACGAGAAGGTTCTGGATCCATTGAAAAGATTCTTAAG CAAACAGGACCAATGGGCGAGAGAGCAAGTGATGCTGAGGAAGAACAGTGACTCCCTGTGGAAACATTTGGGACTGATCCTGGCCCAATTAGACGGTCTAATTGCTGGAGCTGGACAGTGGGCCAAAGGAAAACACATAGAT CCTCTGTCGACATTTGCTGTTCATTTTCTGAATGGTGTCGGTGACCTCCTGGACCTTGTCCCTGCGCTGACACCTCGCCCCAACTCTACCGGCCCCGCTGCTTTCAAGATACCGGGAATGGGCCACTGCACG GCACTCATAAAG GTGACATCTGGCTTTGAGAACCTGCTGTTGGGCCACTCCAGCTGGTACAATTATGGGGCCACCATGCGCATCTATAAACACTGGGACCTCAGGGTGTCACATGCAGCCACTGGAACAATGTCATTCAGCAGCTATCCTG GCTTCCTTACATCACTGGATGACTTCTACCTGCTCGGGAGCGGCCTGCTAATGACTCAAACCTCTATCAGTGTCTTCAACGCCTCGTTGTTTTCTCAGCTCAGCCCTTACAGCCTGTTGGCTTGGCAGAGAGTGCGCCTGGCCAACAGCTTGGCGCACAGTGGCGAGGAGTGGGCGCGCATCTTCTCGAAATACAACTCAG GTACGTATAACAACCAGTACATGGTGGTGGATCTGGGTAAGTTTTCACCTGGACATAGCATCAGGACTGGAGCTTTGACTGTTGTGGAGCAGATTCCTGGGAAAGTGATCCACACTGACCAGACCCAAGCTTTACGTGGag GGTACTGGCCATCCTACAACATTCCATTTCATGTTGACATCTACAACCTGAGTGGGTACGATGTGATGTGGAGGAGATACGGAGAAGACTTTTCCTATGACCTTTGTCCCAGAGCCAAAATCCTCCGCAGGGACCAGGCCAAGGTGTCTGACCTCAGGTCCCTCAAGCACATCATGAGATACAGCA ACTACAAAAGAGATCCTTATGCCAAAGGCCATCCGTGCAAAACCATTTGTTGCCGTAACGACCTGCGACCAAGGAGGCCACGCCCCGATGGTTGTTATGATACTAAG GTGACTGACTACCAGATGGCTCTCCAGCTGGTCGCAGAGGCAATAAACGGCCCCACAACACAGGGGGGTCTGCGACCATTCTCGTGGAACTCCTTCAACCTCACCACCCATGAGGGTCTTCCTCACATGTACAACTTTTCCTTTGTCACCATGAAACACGCTCTCCAGCGGCCATAA
- the cby1 gene encoding protein chibby homolog 1, with amino-acid sequence MEHSHLRSATHALCAQKSTTALVLEDLKMSLKLPRFVKSFSPSFSPKKIPRRKSASLSSLHTLDRSTQEVELGLDYGPPSMNIGGHSLKFEDGQWITESGGNVAVREVERLKKKNMQLEEENNILKLKIEILIDMLTESTVEYHLMEKEVEVIKSQH; translated from the exons ATGGAACATTCGCACTTGCGCAGTGCAACGCATGCGTTGTGTGCACAGAAGTCGACCACGGCGTTAGTTTTGGAG GATCTGAAAATGTCCCTGAAGCTCCCGCGATTTGTGAAATCGTTCAGTCCGTCGTTCAGCCCGAAGAAGATTCCTCGACGGAAATCAGCATCGTTATCGAGCCTTCACACA TTGGACCGTTCCACTCAGGAAGTAGAATTGGGCCTTGACTATGGACCTCCTTCAATGAACATTGGAGGACATTCGTTGAAATTTGAAGATGGACAGTGGATAACAG AATCGGGTGGAAATGTAGCCGTCCGAGAAGTAGAGCGGcttaagaagaaaaatatgcagctggaggaggagaatAATATCCTGAAATTGAAAATAGAAATTCTCATTGACATG CTGACAGAGTCGACAGTAGAGTACCACCTGATGGAGAAAGAAGTGGAGGTGATAAAGTCTCAACATTGA
- the pdap1a gene encoding pdgfa associated protein 1a isoform X1 — MPRGGKKGHKGRGKQFSNPEEIDRQMKAQRELEANAGVEKESGSESEEESSSEEESESRRRSGVEGLIEIENPNRISQKSKKVTEVDVEAPRELSRREREEIEKQKSKERYMKLHLEGKTEQARADLARLAIIKKQREEAAKKRDELRKDAEETNAKR; from the exons ATGCCGAGAGGCG GGAAAAAGGGCCACAAGGGCAGAGGGAAGCAATTCAGCAATCCCGAGGAGATTGACCGACAGATGAAAGCCCAGAGAGAGCTG GAAGCAAATGCTGGTGTGGAGAAAGAGAGCGGTTCAGAGTCTGAGGAGGAGAGTAGCAGTGAAGAAGAGTCTGAG TCTAGGAGGAGGAGCGGCGTGGAGGGACTTATAGAAATTGAGAATCCCAACCGCATTTCTCAGAAAAGCAAGAAAGTGACCGAAGTAGATGTCGAGGCTCCTCGAGAGCTGTCTCGCAGAGAGAG GGAGGAGATTGAGAAGCAGAAATCCAAGGAACGCTATATGAAGCTTCATCTTGAGGGGAAGACGGAGCAGGCGAGAGCTGACCTGGCCAGACTCGCTATTATCAAGAAGCAGAGGGAGGAAGCTGCCAAGAAGCGAGATGAACTCAGGAAAG ATGCAGAGGAGACCAACGCGAAGCGTTAG
- the pdap1a gene encoding pdgfa associated protein 1a isoform X2 → MPRGGKKGHKGRGKQFSNPEEIDRQMKAQRELEANAGVEKESGSESEEESSSEEESESRRRSGVEGLIEIENPNRISQKSKKVTEVDVEAPRELSRREREEIEKQKSKERYMKLHLEGKTEQARADLARLAIIKKQREEAAKKRDELRKEETNAKR, encoded by the exons ATGCCGAGAGGCG GGAAAAAGGGCCACAAGGGCAGAGGGAAGCAATTCAGCAATCCCGAGGAGATTGACCGACAGATGAAAGCCCAGAGAGAGCTG GAAGCAAATGCTGGTGTGGAGAAAGAGAGCGGTTCAGAGTCTGAGGAGGAGAGTAGCAGTGAAGAAGAGTCTGAG TCTAGGAGGAGGAGCGGCGTGGAGGGACTTATAGAAATTGAGAATCCCAACCGCATTTCTCAGAAAAGCAAGAAAGTGACCGAAGTAGATGTCGAGGCTCCTCGAGAGCTGTCTCGCAGAGAGAG GGAGGAGATTGAGAAGCAGAAATCCAAGGAACGCTATATGAAGCTTCATCTTGAGGGGAAGACGGAGCAGGCGAGAGCTGACCTGGCCAGACTCGCTATTATCAAGAAGCAGAGGGAGGAAGCTGCCAAGAAGCGAGATGAACTCAGGAAAG AGGAGACCAACGCGAAGCGTTAG